A region of the Camelina sativa cultivar DH55 unplaced genomic scaffold, Cs unpScaffold11834, whole genome shotgun sequence genome:
AGTTTCAAAGTTTCGATGAAGTCAAAGAGAGATGTAAGACAGCTGAACTAGAAGCTAAACGTGCTATCGAACTGGCGGATAAAGCACGAGCTGATGCTGTCACTTCCCAAAAGGAGAAAAGTGAGACTCAGAGGTTGGCGATGGAGAGACTTGCTCAGATCGAACGAGCTGAGAGGCAAGTTGAAAACTTGGAGAGACAGAAGACTGACTTGGAGGATGAACTGCGCAAACTTCGTTTGTCTGAAATGG
Encoded here:
- the LOC109131998 gene encoding uncharacterized protein LOC109131998, which produces QSFDEVKERCKTAELEAKRAIELADKARADAVTSQKEKSETQRLAMERLAQIERAERQVENLERQKTDLEDELRKLRLSEMEAVSKVTVLEARVEEREKEIGSLLKETNEQRAHNVKS